From Butyricimonas paravirosa, one genomic window encodes:
- the ruvA gene encoding Holliday junction branch migration protein RuvA: MYEYIKGELVEATPANAVVDCGGVGYYIHISVNTYSKIASQNQVMLYIHQIVREDAHLLYGFFSKEERSLFRALISVSGIGANTANVMLSSMSVEEITGAILTENVNAIKSVKGIGVKTAQRVIIELKDKVGKEGVPVEGLSLSTSAVREEAQAALVMLGFARAQVAKTLDKILASEKVETVENLIKLALKHL; the protein is encoded by the coding sequence ATGTACGAATATATAAAAGGTGAATTAGTGGAGGCAACTCCGGCAAATGCGGTTGTTGATTGTGGCGGGGTCGGGTATTATATTCATATTTCGGTTAATACTTATTCTAAGATCGCTTCCCAGAATCAGGTTATGCTTTATATTCACCAGATCGTGCGGGAAGATGCTCATTTGTTGTATGGTTTTTTTTCTAAGGAGGAGAGAAGTTTGTTTCGGGCATTGATTTCTGTTTCCGGGATTGGCGCTAACACTGCGAATGTCATGTTGAGTTCAATGTCGGTGGAGGAGATAACTGGAGCGATACTTACAGAGAATGTAAATGCTATAAAGAGCGTGAAGGGAATAGGTGTGAAGACTGCTCAGCGTGTTATTATAGAGTTGAAGGATAAAGTAGGTAAAGAGGGTGTTCCTGTAGAGGGGTTGAGTCTTTCTACGAGTGCGGTTCGGGAAGAGGCACAAGCAGCTTTGGTGATGTTGGGCTTTGCTCGAGCCCAGGTGGCGAAGACTTTGGACAAGATTTTGGCTTCGGAAAAGGTCGAAACAGTTGAGAATCTTATCAAGTTGGCTTTAAAACATTTGTAA
- the trpS gene encoding tryptophan--tRNA ligase, translated as METVVSGIRPTGNLHLGNYFGAVKNFLKMQDEYKCFFFIADWHSLTTHPHPGNVVENVRKILAEYLACGLNPEKATIYVQSDIKEIAELYLYLNMNAYLGELERTTTFKEKARKQPDNVNAGLLTYPTLMAADIIIHRAHKVPVGKDQEQNMEMARKFARRFNTIYGSELFPEPASFSYTGEGIKIPGLDGSGKMGKSEGNAIYLVDDAATIRKKVMKAVTDSGPTEPNSVKPEVIQNLFTLMDVVSSKDTYDYFNEKYNNCEIRYGDLKKQLAEDIINFCSPIRERIMEYAANPDNLDKVAAAGAEKARASAATTMKEVRKLIGFR; from the coding sequence ATGGAGACAGTAGTAAGTGGAATTAGGCCTACGGGTAATTTGCACCTGGGAAATTATTTTGGTGCGGTGAAGAATTTTCTAAAAATGCAGGACGAGTATAAATGTTTCTTTTTTATTGCCGATTGGCACTCGTTAACGACGCATCCTCACCCGGGTAACGTGGTGGAGAACGTGCGGAAGATTCTGGCGGAGTACCTCGCTTGTGGTTTGAATCCAGAGAAGGCGACAATTTACGTGCAAAGTGACATAAAGGAGATTGCCGAGTTGTATTTGTATTTAAACATGAATGCTTATCTTGGCGAGTTGGAACGTACGACTACTTTTAAGGAAAAGGCTCGTAAACAGCCGGATAACGTGAATGCAGGTTTGTTGACCTATCCCACGTTGATGGCCGCGGATATTATTATACACAGGGCTCATAAAGTGCCTGTCGGAAAAGACCAGGAGCAAAACATGGAGATGGCCCGGAAATTTGCCCGGAGATTTAATACCATATACGGGAGTGAGTTGTTCCCGGAACCGGCATCTTTCTCCTACACGGGAGAAGGAATCAAGATTCCGGGGTTGGATGGTTCCGGGAAGATGGGAAAATCAGAGGGAAATGCTATTTATCTGGTTGACGATGCTGCAACAATACGTAAAAAGGTGATGAAAGCCGTAACCGATAGCGGGCCAACCGAGCCGAACAGCGTGAAACCGGAGGTGATCCAGAATTTATTTACCTTGATGGATGTCGTTTCTTCGAAAGACACGTATGATTATTTCAACGAGAAGTATAATAATTGTGAAATTCGTTACGGAGATTTGAAAAAACAGTTGGCGGAAGATATTATTAATTTCTGCTCTCCGATTCGGGAACGAATCATGGAATACGCTGCTAACCCGGATAATCTGGATAAGGTTGCTGCGGCCGGGGCCGAAAAAGCAAGGGCTAGTGCGGCAACTACGATGAAAGAAGTGCGTAAACTTATCGGTTTCCGCTAG
- a CDS encoding DUF3276 family protein — protein sequence MEGYEKNDGMEMNDRDEIYSKPVRAGKRTYFFDVKATRNNDYYLTITESKKKLEKDGSQNYEKHKIFLYKEDFDKFAEGLDNAVAYIKAALNGETMAVQEEVETNKFDDIDFDDLSK from the coding sequence ATGGAAGGTTACGAAAAGAATGACGGTATGGAAATGAATGATCGGGATGAGATCTATTCAAAACCGGTGAGAGCAGGGAAAAGGACTTATTTTTTTGATGTAAAAGCTACTCGTAATAACGATTACTATCTAACGATTACTGAAAGCAAAAAGAAACTCGAAAAAGACGGTTCTCAGAATTACGAAAAGCACAAGATCTTTTTATACAAAGAAGACTTTGATAAATTTGCAGAGGGGCTTGACAACGCTGTCGCTTACATCAAAGCAGCTCTTAACGGAGAAACAATGGCAGTCCAAGAAGAAGTTGAAACAAACAAATTTGACGACATTGATTTTGACGATCTATCCAAATAA
- a CDS encoding SRPBCC family protein, which produces MATRVVSDVQKINSAIADVYAFLSDFSKIGKLIETARQMGAGNQMPELADKIEDVRTTEDACTFMVKGVGEMGMKIVEREEPKLIKLEGDGRLPFEFQVWIQLLDNGPYDTRLRITAEAELNMMMKMLLKGKLEKGINQLAEGLAKIPYGYIR; this is translated from the coding sequence ATGGCAACACGAGTTGTTAGTGACGTTCAGAAAATAAATAGTGCGATTGCAGACGTGTACGCATTTCTTTCTGATTTCTCGAAGATCGGGAAATTGATCGAGACGGCTCGCCAGATGGGGGCCGGTAATCAAATGCCGGAACTGGCTGACAAGATCGAGGATGTTCGCACCACGGAAGATGCCTGCACTTTTATGGTAAAAGGCGTTGGTGAAATGGGGATGAAAATCGTGGAGAGGGAAGAACCGAAATTGATTAAACTGGAGGGGGATGGACGTTTGCCTTTTGAATTTCAAGTATGGATTCAGTTGTTGGATAACGGCCCTTATGATACCCGGTTACGAATAACGGCAGAGGCGGAGTTGAACATGATGATGAAAATGTTGCTGAAGGGAAAACTGGAAAAGGGAATCAATCAACTGGCAGAAGGTCTGGCAAAAATTCCTTACGGGTATATACGATAA
- the pyrE gene encoding orotate phosphoribosyltransferase, with translation MNTVAEQVASHLLQIKAIKLEPNHPFTWASGWKSPIYCDNRKTLSYPEVRTYIRDQFVNLIKTKYPQVELIAGVATGAIAQGALVAQELGLPFVYVRSAAKNHGLENLIEGEYKEGQKVVVVEDLISTGGSSLQAVEALRNAGCDVLGMVAIFTYGFQKAIDNFTNAHCVLDTLSDYNAMIDLAQKTGYVQESDVAKLKEWRLSPESYK, from the coding sequence ATGAACACTGTTGCAGAACAAGTAGCGTCACATTTGCTACAGATCAAAGCGATAAAATTAGAACCGAATCACCCTTTTACATGGGCTTCCGGGTGGAAATCTCCCATTTATTGTGATAACCGGAAGACGTTGTCTTACCCGGAAGTACGTACGTATATTCGGGACCAGTTCGTGAATTTGATTAAAACAAAATACCCACAGGTGGAATTGATCGCCGGGGTGGCAACCGGTGCTATTGCCCAAGGAGCTTTGGTTGCACAGGAATTGGGGTTGCCGTTCGTGTACGTGCGTTCTGCTGCCAAGAATCACGGGTTGGAAAATCTGATTGAAGGTGAATATAAAGAAGGTCAAAAAGTAGTCGTGGTGGAGGATCTGATCTCTACCGGGGGATCCAGCTTGCAGGCCGTGGAAGCGTTGAGAAATGCAGGATGTGACGTGTTGGGAATGGTGGCTATTTTCACCTATGGATTCCAGAAAGCGATAGATAATTTCACGAATGCTCATTGCGTACTGGATACGTTGAGTGACTACAACGCCATGATTGACCTGGCCCAGAAAACCGGGTACGTGCAGGAGAGCGATGTGGCCAAGTTGAAGGAGTGGCGTCTGAGCCCGGAATCTTATAAATAA
- a CDS encoding aminoglycoside phosphotransferase family protein yields the protein MEEKIKTLFKQYSGSDARRVEPLPVSGSARRYYRVFTGDRTYVGVYHENLRENRLFVDFTRHFEKSRLHVPHVYCVSEDGFCYLQDDLGPDMLLDVVEREREGEFLSEHTMELYRKALSELLKFQLEGGKGLDYSGCLPRPVFDERCIRWDLNYFKYCFLKLAGVEADEDRLEDDFDRLTAKLVMAGADGFMFRDFQSRNIMVLDNEVYFIDYQGGRQGALHYDVASLLYDAIVKIPENQKEELLDFYIRELTESEPGYAEKFREIYYHFVLVRLLQAMGAFGLRGLHEGKPHFIDSIVPGLQGISTLFESGKLEGEYPEIQYAIRMAFEKYFVPLHPESKE from the coding sequence ATGGAAGAAAAAATAAAAACTCTTTTCAAACAATATAGTGGTAGTGATGCACGGCGAGTGGAGCCGTTGCCGGTGTCCGGTTCGGCCCGGAGATATTACCGGGTGTTTACGGGAGACCGGACATACGTGGGTGTGTACCACGAGAATTTGCGGGAGAATCGTTTGTTCGTGGATTTTACACGGCATTTTGAAAAATCCCGTTTGCATGTTCCGCACGTGTATTGTGTTTCGGAGGACGGGTTTTGTTATTTACAGGATGATCTGGGGCCGGATATGTTGCTGGATGTCGTGGAGCGGGAGCGAGAGGGTGAATTCCTGAGCGAGCATACCATGGAATTGTATCGGAAAGCCTTGTCCGAGTTGTTGAAATTCCAGTTGGAGGGAGGAAAGGGACTGGATTATTCGGGATGTCTGCCTCGTCCTGTTTTTGATGAACGTTGTATCCGGTGGGATTTGAACTATTTTAAATATTGTTTTTTGAAATTGGCGGGAGTGGAGGCTGACGAGGATCGACTGGAGGATGATTTCGATCGGTTGACGGCGAAACTGGTCATGGCCGGGGCGGATGGTTTCATGTTCCGGGATTTCCAGTCCAGAAATATCATGGTCCTTGATAACGAGGTGTATTTTATCGATTACCAGGGAGGAAGGCAAGGGGCTTTGCACTATGACGTGGCGTCCTTATTATATGACGCGATAGTGAAAATTCCTGAAAATCAAAAGGAAGAATTATTAGATTTCTATATCCGGGAATTGACGGAGAGCGAGCCGGGATATGCGGAAAAGTTCCGGGAAATATATTATCATTTCGTGCTGGTGCGTTTGTTACAGGCTATGGGTGCGTTTGGATTACGCGGTCTGCACGAGGGAAAACCTCATTTTATTGACTCGATTGTTCCCGGTTTGCAGGGGATTAGCACGTTGTTTGAATCCGGCAAGCTGGAAGGAGAATATCCCGAGATTCAGTATGCTATCCGAATGGCTTTTGAAAAATACTTTGTACCTTTGCACCCTGAAAGTAAAGAATAA
- a CDS encoding acyl-[acyl-carrier-protein] thioesterase has protein sequence MVKYSEEIDIRGHYTDLEGHLIMKSLCDLFNDVANVQTYALKIDVPTLNEQGLTWMLHKLHILINRMPEQGENVTLETWPSGIDRLFAIRDFRMVAGEEVLLRATSEWMVIDVNRRRPVRLPACVTETAAFCVDGIREIPFELDTKKMPIDFESTRRFTATYDNIDFNKHVTQATYVRWVTNSLSYEFLKDHEITELEIIYEHEVLPDSVVCAGCHVEEEENRVKVYHQVRNESLDKTHCFAVSYWKKR, from the coding sequence ATGGTAAAATATTCGGAAGAGATAGATATTCGGGGGCATTATACGGATTTGGAAGGACACTTGATCATGAAGTCCTTGTGCGATCTGTTTAATGACGTGGCGAACGTACAGACTTATGCGCTGAAAATAGACGTGCCCACGTTGAACGAGCAAGGATTGACATGGATGCTACACAAGTTACATATTTTGATTAACCGGATGCCGGAACAGGGGGAGAACGTGACGTTGGAAACATGGCCGTCGGGTATTGATCGTTTATTCGCGATTCGTGATTTTAGAATGGTGGCAGGAGAAGAGGTTTTATTGCGGGCTACTTCAGAGTGGATGGTGATAGATGTAAATCGTCGCCGTCCCGTGCGTTTACCGGCTTGCGTGACGGAGACCGCCGCTTTCTGCGTGGATGGTATTCGGGAAATTCCTTTCGAGTTGGATACGAAAAAAATGCCGATAGACTTCGAAAGCACCCGTCGTTTCACGGCAACATACGATAATATCGATTTCAACAAGCACGTCACTCAAGCCACGTATGTGCGCTGGGTTACTAATTCTTTGTCTTACGAGTTCTTGAAGGACCACGAGATCACGGAGTTAGAAATTATTTACGAACATGAAGTGTTACCGGATAGTGTTGTGTGTGCCGGATGTCATGTTGAGGAGGAAGAAAATCGTGTGAAAGTATATCACCAAGTGAGAAATGAAAGTTTGGATAAAACGCATTGTTTTGCTGTTAGTTACTGGAAAAAGCGGTAA
- the murB gene encoding UDP-N-acetylmuramate dehydrogenase, whose protein sequence is MIEINENFSLKEYNTFGIDVTCKYFVKCDQESELLEFVGSYELDPEEILLLGGGSNFLFTENFDGVVFYPVMQGCEIVREDDKYVFVRVGSGVVWDDFVAWAVEHGYGGVENLSLVPGHVGATPVQNIGAYGMEVGECIDRVEAVDIVKGERVTIDAETCRFSYRDSIFKHEWKNRFLVTYVTFRLAKHPEFRLHYGSVKDEVNRLGELSLKTIRQAIIRIREAKLPDVKVLPNAGSFFKNPMVERAVADALLEKYPALPIYTVDEGHVKLAAGWLIETAGWKGKVVGNAGVHDKQALVLVNTGGATGIEIAHLANEIKKSVFLQFGVWLEPEVNVI, encoded by the coding sequence ATGATTGAGATTAACGAAAATTTTAGTTTAAAAGAATATAACACGTTTGGTATAGACGTGACTTGTAAATATTTTGTGAAGTGTGATCAAGAGAGCGAATTATTGGAATTTGTGGGATCATACGAGTTAGACCCGGAGGAAATTCTACTTTTGGGAGGGGGAAGTAACTTCTTGTTCACGGAGAACTTTGATGGGGTTGTCTTTTATCCCGTGATGCAAGGGTGTGAGATCGTGAGGGAAGATGATAAGTACGTGTTTGTCCGGGTAGGAAGTGGTGTTGTGTGGGATGATTTCGTGGCGTGGGCTGTCGAACACGGGTACGGAGGGGTGGAGAATCTTTCACTGGTTCCCGGCCATGTGGGAGCAACCCCGGTGCAGAATATCGGGGCTTACGGGATGGAAGTCGGGGAATGTATTGACCGGGTGGAAGCCGTGGATATTGTGAAGGGTGAAAGGGTGACGATTGATGCCGAAACATGTCGTTTCAGTTACCGGGACTCTATTTTTAAACATGAGTGGAAGAACCGTTTTCTAGTAACGTATGTCACTTTCCGTTTGGCAAAACATCCCGAGTTCAGATTACATTACGGGAGCGTGAAAGATGAAGTAAACCGTTTGGGTGAACTTTCGTTAAAAACGATACGGCAGGCCATTATTCGCATACGGGAGGCTAAATTGCCGGACGTGAAGGTATTACCTAATGCCGGGAGTTTTTTCAAAAACCCGATGGTTGAACGTGCCGTTGCGGATGCCTTGCTGGAAAAGTATCCCGCGCTGCCGATTTATACCGTGGATGAAGGGCATGTGAAATTGGCTGCCGGGTGGTTAATCGAAACTGCCGGATGGAAGGGAAAAGTTGTCGGCAATGCCGGGGTACACGACAAACAAGCGCTGGTGTTAGTGAACACGGGCGGGGCAACTGGCATAGAAATTGCACATTTAGCTAACGAGATAAAGAAATCCGTGTTCCTTCAGTTTGGAGTATGGTTGGAACCGGAAGTAAACGTGATATAA
- a CDS encoding methyltransferase RsmF C-terminal domain-like protein, with protein MISLPPAFTERMQQLLGNESETFFQALVSESPTSIRLNPEKTANTDLPFSELLSRQVPWCSNGYYLKERPSFTSDPLLHGGAYYVQEASSMFLQVVLQQITGDTPLRVLDLCAAPGGKSTLLANNLPKDSLLVSNEIIKSRASILKENIIKWGYDHIVVTNSDPNRFTGMKGAFDMILVDAPCSGEGMFRKDEKAIMEWSENNLRLCEERQKRILSDVWDALAPGGYLVYSTCTYNPGENEDILNWILTTFDASSVEIRHNFTAITPSPSPLHGYHFYPHKTSGEGLFMGVIQKNDGTPFTMKKEKRATPSPAVKLPADILPLLSDMTKYTPYIAGETLGILPKQHAEFIQYLSSKAGVIYKGCEIGECIKGKTKPAHALALYHKLQQKHVTRQEVDLSTALQFLRKEDIRFEAPQGEWILITYKGIGLGWVKEVGNRVNNYYPKEWRIKKL; from the coding sequence ATGATCTCATTACCGCCAGCATTTACAGAAAGGATGCAGCAGCTCCTTGGAAACGAATCGGAAACCTTTTTCCAAGCGTTAGTTTCGGAGTCCCCCACTTCCATCCGGTTAAACCCGGAGAAAACGGCAAACACCGATCTCCCCTTCTCGGAATTACTTTCCCGACAAGTACCCTGGTGCAGTAATGGATACTACTTGAAGGAGCGTCCCTCGTTCACCTCCGATCCGTTGCTACACGGGGGAGCTTATTACGTGCAAGAGGCCTCCTCCATGTTTCTGCAAGTCGTTCTTCAGCAGATAACCGGGGATACCCCTCTCCGGGTTCTCGACCTATGCGCGGCTCCGGGTGGTAAATCCACGTTACTGGCAAACAATCTACCCAAGGATTCACTACTGGTTTCCAACGAAATAATCAAATCAAGAGCCTCCATTCTCAAAGAAAATATTATTAAATGGGGATATGATCATATTGTTGTCACCAACAGCGACCCCAATCGTTTCACGGGAATGAAGGGAGCGTTCGACATGATTCTCGTGGATGCACCCTGTTCCGGGGAAGGTATGTTCCGGAAAGACGAAAAAGCCATCATGGAATGGAGCGAGAATAATCTGCGTCTTTGCGAAGAGCGTCAAAAAAGAATACTTTCCGACGTGTGGGATGCTCTCGCCCCCGGGGGCTATCTCGTGTATAGCACGTGTACTTACAACCCCGGAGAAAATGAAGATATATTAAACTGGATTTTAACCACGTTCGATGCATCATCCGTTGAAATCCGGCATAATTTTACAGCCATCACCCCGTCCCCCTCTCCTCTCCACGGGTACCATTTCTACCCGCACAAAACTAGCGGAGAAGGTTTATTCATGGGAGTCATTCAAAAAAATGACGGGACACCCTTTACCATGAAAAAAGAAAAGCGAGCTACCCCGTCCCCCGCGGTCAAACTCCCGGCAGACATCCTCCCCCTCCTGTCGGACATGACAAAATACACACCTTACATCGCGGGAGAAACATTAGGCATCCTTCCCAAACAACACGCCGAATTTATCCAATACCTTTCCTCCAAAGCCGGGGTCATTTATAAAGGATGTGAAATCGGAGAATGTATTAAAGGGAAGACGAAACCCGCCCACGCTCTGGCTCTATACCACAAACTGCAACAAAAACACGTTACCCGTCAAGAAGTGGACCTCTCCACGGCCCTCCAATTCCTACGCAAAGAAGACATCCGTTTCGAGGCCCCTCAAGGGGAATGGATTCTCATCACCTACAAAGGCATCGGGCTAGGCTGGGTAAAAGAAGTCGGCAACCGGGTAAATAACTACTACCCCAAAGAATGGAGAATTAAAAAATTGTAG
- a CDS encoding tetratricopeptide repeat protein, producing MKKFGVIIFFCLATLGVSAQWNTANMLRVGKSAIMFDDYVSAIENFNNIIRIKPFLSEPYFFRGLAKLNLDDFEGAIRDYTQAIELNPNYFHAYMYRGIAYHNMKQYEEAMHDYNTAIAINPGEAYVYANRAITEADMGDYKAAEKDYSKALIIDKNLLPAYLNRAIMREKLGDQEGAIADCNMAIKLNMFSDDAYGLRGYLRFQAKEYHDAIEDYNKALKINPENKRILMSRAITWYEMKKYPEALEDYTAVLKVDSTYAYAYYNRALLRSEIGDVNNAIQDFDQVLEMNPDNILIYFNRGLLKMEIKDYEGAYNDFSQSISIYPDFVKAYLARAATSMDMRDYDAAEKDRYKAEEIMDRYRRMKDGDQNALVDTTENFKRLIDINSRDDRMKDVINGRLQDRNVIIELQDMFIVQYLSLDTLRKGKVQYFDKRIMKFNQEHNYNPALTVSNKKFNYPREFEDNYIESLSSDIRKNKNVTDALLLRGSLYLNRGDYTKAIEDFRAVLERDPNHLFALMNLASARSRMYDYIESIEEKTSRVVGEEKKVERNVDYSLVLEGNNKCLEIDPEFVFAMFNIANVYAKSGEIQKAIDMYTKVLEVDKDIAEAYFNRGLLYIYQGNRSAANVDLSKAGELGLTDSYSIIKRYCSVEEE from the coding sequence ATGAAGAAATTTGGCGTTATTATATTCTTCTGTTTGGCGACATTGGGGGTGTCGGCACAATGGAATACGGCAAATATGTTGCGAGTGGGAAAGAGTGCGATCATGTTTGACGACTACGTGAGTGCGATCGAGAATTTCAATAATATCATACGGATAAAGCCCTTTTTATCCGAACCTTATTTTTTCCGGGGACTGGCAAAGTTGAACCTTGATGATTTCGAGGGAGCTATCCGGGATTACACGCAGGCGATAGAGCTGAACCCGAACTATTTCCATGCTTATATGTACCGGGGGATTGCCTATCATAATATGAAACAGTACGAGGAGGCTATGCATGATTATAACACGGCGATCGCGATCAATCCGGGTGAGGCTTACGTGTATGCGAACAGGGCAATTACTGAGGCTGATATGGGAGATTACAAGGCGGCGGAGAAGGATTATTCGAAGGCGTTGATTATCGATAAAAATTTATTACCGGCATATTTGAACCGGGCAATCATGCGGGAGAAACTGGGTGATCAAGAAGGAGCCATCGCGGATTGTAACATGGCCATCAAATTGAATATGTTTTCGGATGATGCTTATGGTTTGAGGGGATATTTAAGGTTTCAAGCAAAAGAGTATCACGATGCGATAGAGGATTACAACAAGGCTTTGAAGATTAACCCGGAAAATAAGCGGATTCTTATGAGCCGGGCGATTACGTGGTACGAGATGAAGAAATATCCCGAGGCATTGGAGGATTACACGGCAGTCTTGAAGGTGGATAGTACTTACGCGTATGCTTATTATAACCGGGCTTTGTTGAGGTCGGAAATCGGGGATGTGAATAATGCCATTCAAGATTTTGACCAAGTGTTGGAAATGAACCCGGATAACATACTGATTTATTTCAATCGCGGGTTGTTGAAGATGGAGATTAAGGATTACGAGGGAGCTTATAACGACTTTTCTCAAAGTATATCAATATACCCGGATTTCGTGAAGGCGTATCTGGCAAGGGCTGCGACGAGCATGGATATGCGGGATTACGATGCGGCCGAAAAGGACCGTTACAAGGCGGAGGAGATCATGGATCGGTATCGACGGATGAAAGACGGAGACCAGAATGCCTTGGTAGATACCACAGAGAATTTCAAGCGATTGATAGATATAAACTCCCGGGATGACCGGATGAAAGACGTGATTAACGGACGTTTGCAAGACCGGAACGTGATTATCGAATTGCAGGATATGTTTATCGTGCAATACCTGTCGCTGGATACATTGCGGAAAGGGAAAGTGCAATATTTCGACAAGCGGATCATGAAGTTTAATCAGGAGCATAATTATAACCCGGCCTTGACAGTTTCAAATAAGAAATTTAATTACCCGAGGGAATTCGAGGATAATTATATCGAGAGTTTGTCTTCGGATATTCGGAAAAACAAGAATGTCACGGATGCTTTGTTGCTGCGCGGTTCGTTGTATCTGAATCGAGGAGATTACACGAAAGCGATCGAGGATTTCCGTGCAGTGTTGGAGCGTGACCCGAATCATCTGTTCGCTTTGATGAACTTGGCAAGCGCCCGTTCCCGGATGTACGATTACATCGAGTCGATAGAAGAGAAGACTTCCCGTGTCGTGGGTGAGGAGAAAAAAGTGGAGCGAAACGTGGATTATTCTTTGGTGCTGGAGGGGAATAACAAATGTTTGGAGATTGATCCGGAGTTCGTTTTTGCCATGTTTAATATTGCTAACGTGTATGCCAAGAGCGGAGAGATTCAGAAAGCAATCGATATGTACACGAAAGTGCTGGAAGTGGATAAGGATATTGCCGAGGCTTATTTTAACCGGGGCTTACTCTATATATACCAAGGAAACCGGAGTGCTGCTAACGTGGATTTGAGTAAGGCCGGGGAGCTTGGATTAACGGATTCTTACAGTATCATCAAGCGCTATTGTTCGGTGGAGGAAGAGTAA
- a CDS encoding helix-turn-helix domain-containing protein, giving the protein MCRNRIREALAARGISQTELANKLGKTFNMVNLYASNKVQPTILVLYQIADILKMDVRELLLPNNGILDLEQCI; this is encoded by the coding sequence ATGTGCAGGAATCGTATAAGAGAGGCCTTGGCGGCAAGAGGTATCAGCCAAACCGAATTGGCAAATAAGCTTGGAAAGACTTTCAACATGGTCAATCTGTATGCCTCAAACAAAGTACAGCCTACTATTCTTGTACTATATCAAATTGCAGACATTCTAAAAATGGATGTACGGGAATTATTGTTACCTAATAATGGAATCCTCGATCTTGAACAATGTATTTGA